One genomic region from Anticarsia gemmatalis isolate Benzon Research Colony breed Stoneville strain chromosome 7, ilAntGemm2 primary, whole genome shotgun sequence encodes:
- the LOC142974471 gene encoding uncharacterized protein LOC142974471 isoform X4, producing MRSPAPTPATRSHTTTLTTVTTETTETETCQPPNYLHTQIFNMLMKKAVQLTVLAAAVLLDCRTDAATTAAVKFCGRQLSVIMSRVCHAYNSPSWDVPTVEQPGSVARRRRQVGIADECCIIGCTWDQLSEYCSISAYSESPLEDMEAHIIADRSAEQGTAESRDASPPAAAAAAAVGSAGHATGRRGGRPRSRGYGRARRGRRCWCRRKRRSGRRRSSLMGPRKKCSPSRCARGGHRVTANHVGPDTQH from the exons ATGCGATCGCCGGCGCCAACACCCGCCACCCGCTCTCACACAACAACACTCACTACAGTTACTACTGAAACTACTGAAACTGAAACCTGCCAGCCACCAAATTATCTACATACACA GATATTCAATATGCTAATGAAGAAGGCAGTGCAGTTAACCGTTCTGGCAGCAGCGGTGCTGTTGGACTGCAGGACGGACGCGGCCACTACAGCTGCAGTTAAATTCTGTGGCAGACAGCTCAGTGTAATCATGAGCAGAGTCTGCCACGCTTACAACAGTCCTTCTTGGGATGTGCCTACAG TGGAACAGCCCGGCTCTGTGGCAAGAAGAAGGAGACAAGTTGGCATAGCTGATGAATGCTGTATCATTGGGTGCACTTGGGACCAGCTCAGTGAATACTGCTCTATCAGTGCCTA CTCGGAATCGCCATTAGAAGACATGGAGGCTCACATCATCGCAGACCGATCAGCAGAGCAAGGAACTGCGGAGTCCAGGGACGCGAGTCCtccagcagcagcagcggcagcgGCGGTAGGCAGCGCGGGGCATGCGACGGGGAGAAGGGGGGGCAGACCGCGGAGTCGCGGGTACGGGCGCGCACGCAGGGGCCGCCGTTGTTGGTGCCGGCGCAAGCGCCGCTCGGGCCGACGGCGATCCTCCCTCATGG GGCCCCGCAAAAAGTGTAGTCCATCGCGCTGCGCCCGTGGTGGGCACCGTGTCACCGCTAATCACGTGGGGCCGGACACTCAACACTGA
- the LOC142974471 gene encoding uncharacterized protein LOC142974471 isoform X2, with the protein MRSPAPTPATRSHTTTLTTVTTETTETETCQPPNYLHTQIFNMLMKKAVQLTVLAAAVLLDCRTDAATTAAVKFCGRQLSVIMSRVCHAYNSPSWDVPTVEQPGSVARRRRQVGIADECCIIGCTWDQLSEYCSISAYSESPLEDMEAHIIADRSAEQGTAESRDASPPAAAAAAAVGSAGHATGRRGGRPRSRGYGRARRGRRCWCRRKRRSGRRRSSLMGNMGPAKSVVHRAAPVVGTVSPLITWGRTLNTDLSRGRNGYAYVVYT; encoded by the exons ATGCGATCGCCGGCGCCAACACCCGCCACCCGCTCTCACACAACAACACTCACTACAGTTACTACTGAAACTACTGAAACTGAAACCTGCCAGCCACCAAATTATCTACATACACA GATATTCAATATGCTAATGAAGAAGGCAGTGCAGTTAACCGTTCTGGCAGCAGCGGTGCTGTTGGACTGCAGGACGGACGCGGCCACTACAGCTGCAGTTAAATTCTGTGGCAGACAGCTCAGTGTAATCATGAGCAGAGTCTGCCACGCTTACAACAGTCCTTCTTGGGATGTGCCTACAG TGGAACAGCCCGGCTCTGTGGCAAGAAGAAGGAGACAAGTTGGCATAGCTGATGAATGCTGTATCATTGGGTGCACTTGGGACCAGCTCAGTGAATACTGCTCTATCAGTGCCTA CTCGGAATCGCCATTAGAAGACATGGAGGCTCACATCATCGCAGACCGATCAGCAGAGCAAGGAACTGCGGAGTCCAGGGACGCGAGTCCtccagcagcagcagcggcagcgGCGGTAGGCAGCGCGGGGCATGCGACGGGGAGAAGGGGGGGCAGACCGCGGAGTCGCGGGTACGGGCGCGCACGCAGGGGCCGCCGTTGTTGGTGCCGGCGCAAGCGCCGCTCGGGCCGACGGCGATCCTCCCTCATGGGTAACATG GGCCCCGCAAAAAGTGTAGTCCATCGCGCTGCGCCCGTGGTGGGCACCGTGTCACCGCTAATCACGTGGGGCCGGACACTCAACACTGACCTGTCGCGCGGCCGGAACGGCTACGCATACGTCGTCTACACGTAA
- the LOC142974471 gene encoding uncharacterized protein LOC142974471 isoform X5 — MRSPAPTPATRSHTTTLTTVTTETTETETCQPPNYLHTQIFNMLMKKAVQLTVLAAAVLLDCRTDAATTAAVKFCGRQLSVIMSRVCHAYNSPSWDVPTVVEQPGSVARRRRQVGIADECCIIGCTWDQLSEYCSISAYSESPLEDMEAHIIADRSAEQGTAESRDASPPAAAAAAAGPAKSVVHRAAPVVGTVSPLITWGRTLNTDLSRGRNGYAYVVYT, encoded by the exons ATGCGATCGCCGGCGCCAACACCCGCCACCCGCTCTCACACAACAACACTCACTACAGTTACTACTGAAACTACTGAAACTGAAACCTGCCAGCCACCAAATTATCTACATACACA GATATTCAATATGCTAATGAAGAAGGCAGTGCAGTTAACCGTTCTGGCAGCAGCGGTGCTGTTGGACTGCAGGACGGACGCGGCCACTACAGCTGCAGTTAAATTCTGTGGCAGACAGCTCAGTGTAATCATGAGCAGAGTCTGCCACGCTTACAACAGTCCTTCTTGGGATGTGCCTACAG TAGTGGAACAGCCCGGCTCTGTGGCAAGAAGAAGGAGACAAGTTGGCATAGCTGATGAATGCTGTATCATTGGGTGCACTTGGGACCAGCTCAGTGAATACTGCTCTATCAGTGCCTA CTCGGAATCGCCATTAGAAGACATGGAGGCTCACATCATCGCAGACCGATCAGCAGAGCAAGGAACTGCGGAGTCCAGGGACGCGAGTCCtccagcagcagcagcggcagcgGCG GGCCCCGCAAAAAGTGTAGTCCATCGCGCTGCGCCCGTGGTGGGCACCGTGTCACCGCTAATCACGTGGGGCCGGACACTCAACACTGACCTGTCGCGCGGCCGGAACGGCTACGCATACGTCGTCTACACGTAA
- the LOC142974471 gene encoding uncharacterized protein LOC142974471 isoform X1 has product MRSPAPTPATRSHTTTLTTVTTETTETETCQPPNYLHTQIFNMLMKKAVQLTVLAAAVLLDCRTDAATTAAVKFCGRQLSVIMSRVCHAYNSPSWDVPTVVEQPGSVARRRRQVGIADECCIIGCTWDQLSEYCSISAYSESPLEDMEAHIIADRSAEQGTAESRDASPPAAAAAAAVGSAGHATGRRGGRPRSRGYGRARRGRRCWCRRKRRSGRRRSSLMGNMGPAKSVVHRAAPVVGTVSPLITWGRTLNTDLSRGRNGYAYVVYT; this is encoded by the exons ATGCGATCGCCGGCGCCAACACCCGCCACCCGCTCTCACACAACAACACTCACTACAGTTACTACTGAAACTACTGAAACTGAAACCTGCCAGCCACCAAATTATCTACATACACA GATATTCAATATGCTAATGAAGAAGGCAGTGCAGTTAACCGTTCTGGCAGCAGCGGTGCTGTTGGACTGCAGGACGGACGCGGCCACTACAGCTGCAGTTAAATTCTGTGGCAGACAGCTCAGTGTAATCATGAGCAGAGTCTGCCACGCTTACAACAGTCCTTCTTGGGATGTGCCTACAG TAGTGGAACAGCCCGGCTCTGTGGCAAGAAGAAGGAGACAAGTTGGCATAGCTGATGAATGCTGTATCATTGGGTGCACTTGGGACCAGCTCAGTGAATACTGCTCTATCAGTGCCTA CTCGGAATCGCCATTAGAAGACATGGAGGCTCACATCATCGCAGACCGATCAGCAGAGCAAGGAACTGCGGAGTCCAGGGACGCGAGTCCtccagcagcagcagcggcagcgGCGGTAGGCAGCGCGGGGCATGCGACGGGGAGAAGGGGGGGCAGACCGCGGAGTCGCGGGTACGGGCGCGCACGCAGGGGCCGCCGTTGTTGGTGCCGGCGCAAGCGCCGCTCGGGCCGACGGCGATCCTCCCTCATGGGTAACATG GGCCCCGCAAAAAGTGTAGTCCATCGCGCTGCGCCCGTGGTGGGCACCGTGTCACCGCTAATCACGTGGGGCCGGACACTCAACACTGACCTGTCGCGCGGCCGGAACGGCTACGCATACGTCGTCTACACGTAA
- the LOC142974471 gene encoding uncharacterized protein LOC142974471 isoform X3 — translation MRSPAPTPATRSHTTTLTTVTTETTETETCQPPNYLHTQIFNMLMKKAVQLTVLAAAVLLDCRTDAATTAAVKFCGRQLSVIMSRVCHAYNSPSWDVPTVVEQPGSVARRRRQVGIADECCIIGCTWDQLSEYCSISAYSESPLEDMEAHIIADRSAEQGTAESRDASPPAAAAAAAVGSAGHATGRRGGRPRSRGYGRARRGRRCWCRRKRRSGRRRSSLMGPRKKCSPSRCARGGHRVTANHVGPDTQH, via the exons ATGCGATCGCCGGCGCCAACACCCGCCACCCGCTCTCACACAACAACACTCACTACAGTTACTACTGAAACTACTGAAACTGAAACCTGCCAGCCACCAAATTATCTACATACACA GATATTCAATATGCTAATGAAGAAGGCAGTGCAGTTAACCGTTCTGGCAGCAGCGGTGCTGTTGGACTGCAGGACGGACGCGGCCACTACAGCTGCAGTTAAATTCTGTGGCAGACAGCTCAGTGTAATCATGAGCAGAGTCTGCCACGCTTACAACAGTCCTTCTTGGGATGTGCCTACAG TAGTGGAACAGCCCGGCTCTGTGGCAAGAAGAAGGAGACAAGTTGGCATAGCTGATGAATGCTGTATCATTGGGTGCACTTGGGACCAGCTCAGTGAATACTGCTCTATCAGTGCCTA CTCGGAATCGCCATTAGAAGACATGGAGGCTCACATCATCGCAGACCGATCAGCAGAGCAAGGAACTGCGGAGTCCAGGGACGCGAGTCCtccagcagcagcagcggcagcgGCGGTAGGCAGCGCGGGGCATGCGACGGGGAGAAGGGGGGGCAGACCGCGGAGTCGCGGGTACGGGCGCGCACGCAGGGGCCGCCGTTGTTGGTGCCGGCGCAAGCGCCGCTCGGGCCGACGGCGATCCTCCCTCATGG GGCCCCGCAAAAAGTGTAGTCCATCGCGCTGCGCCCGTGGTGGGCACCGTGTCACCGCTAATCACGTGGGGCCGGACACTCAACACTGA
- the mIF3 gene encoding mitochondrial translation initiation factor 3: MNYCNLTRLALSVPRLLDFRTVASKPVKTVITAEGKDVTKKKTFENRITLISPDNSISITDLKNAQSLSIRRELKLVKIQDVDSKTRRPVYKLMTNAEYHAEELAKRKEKQAERQGNKGEKLLTLSSRIGEHDLMTGVKKMMKLVEKQYEVKVIIAGEDSAAAQKTEKIYSVIENHVKSISKIAQKRMKGNNLRFQLLPLRQNSTQEENSGSNQSNNEKGPL, translated from the exons ATGAATTACTGTAATTTAACAAGATTGGCGCTAAGTGTCCCAAGACTCTTAGATTTTAGAACTGTTGCTAGCAAACCGGTAAAAACAGTGATCACAGCTGAAGGAAAAGACGTAACCAAAAAGAAAACGTTTGAAAATAGGATAACGCTGATAAGTCCAGATAATTCCATAAGTAttacagatttaaaaaatgCCCAAAGTTTATCAATTAGGCGAGAATTGAAGCTTGTCAAAATTCAGGATGTGGACTCTAAAACCAGAAGGCCTGTTTACAA GCTGATGACAAATGCTGAATATCACGCTGAAGAACTAGCTAAGAGAAAAGAAAAGCAAGCTGAGCGTCAAGGTAACAAGGGCGAGAAACTGCTCACACTGTCGTCAAGAATAGGTGAACATGATCTAATGACTGGTGTGAAGAAGATGATGAAACTTGTTGAGAAACAATATGAAGTAAAAGTTATTATAGCTGGTGAAGACTCTGCCGCTGCACAGAAAACA gaaaaaatatattcagtaatAGAAAATCATGTTAAGTCAATAAGTAAGATTGCTCAGAAGAGAATGAAGGGCAACAATCTAAGGTTTCAACTTCTTCCTTTAAGGCAGAACAGCACGCAAGAAGAGAACTCGGGCTCTAATCAAAGTAACAATGAGAAAGGTCCACTATGA
- the RpL39 gene encoding ribosomal protein L39 produces MFNFRRTKVSLQKHKFVHFVLTAVLGKMSAHKTFIIKRKLAKKLKQNRPIPQWVRMRTGNTIRYNAKRRHWRRTKLKL; encoded by the exons ATGTTCAATTTTCGCCGAACGAAGGTTAGTCttcaaaaacacaaattcgTTCACTTTGTTTTGACAGCTGTGCTCGGCAAAATG TCGGCccacaaaacatttattatcaaGCGTAAGCTTGCCAAAAAGCTGAAACAAAACAGACCCATTCCTCAGTGGGTTAGAATGCGCACTGGGAATACTATCAG ATACAACGCTAAGAGGCGTCACTGGAGGAGGACTAAGCTCAAGCTGTAA